The window CTTTTGCTTTTTCATCCTTTCATTCAAAATTACTTCCCTGTCACCATTGGAGGGACATCACTCTGAAATAAAATCTTAGCCTCTCCATTCTTTTCCTGACCTGCGGATTTGAAATACCCTCCGTTAAGGGCTGAAGAAATAAGAGTTTCATTAGGATCACCCAAAGGTAATAGCGGCAGCCCGGCATATTCGTTGACAATGACCTGTGGAGAAATTCCATTGCTGTATTCTCCGGCTCCATTGGCATTGAATACTTTATAAATTACCGGATGAATCTGCCAGGAAATTTTTCTTGGTTTCCGCTTGTCTTCCACTACAAATCCGGCCATATCTTTACCTAACGTAGTATCTCCGATCTGAATAACCTGCATATACGGCTTCAGATTGTTGATGACAATTTCCGCAGCAGATGCTGTACTGTTCGATGTGAGAATAAATACTTTCTGTAATCCCAAAGCATTAGCACGTAAAGTGGCAAAATCAAGAGCTTTAGGATCATAGGCAATTTGCTGTGCAAATGTTCTTTTTACTTCCCCCCCGTTTTTATTTCCTTTAAAAATGATGAATGGTGAGCCAGATGATAACCCTGAAGGAATCAGTGAGCAAAGTGCAGCAGCAGATGATACCGAACCTCCATAATTGTAGCGGAGATCCAGAATCAGTTCCTGTACTCCGGCAGCCTTAAATTCTGTAAATTTTTGATTCAGCGTTTGTGTCATTCCGTCCGGGAAATCATAGATATACAGATATCCTGCTTTTTTACCGTTTTTCTCGAAAACTTTAGATAAAATGGGTTGTTCAAAAGAGAAGCCATAGTAAACGGTAATATTTTTTTCATCAGCAACCGTTCCGTTCTGCCATTTCCCTACGGTAAGATCTACAACGGTCTGGTCTTTAATGGATGAGGCCATTGATTCAGCATTTGCTGCGGTAATAACTTTTCCATTGATTTTGGTAATAATCATTCCCCTTTCCAGACCTGCATTAAAGGCCGGAGAATTTTGAAGAACCAGCTTAATGATGGTAACAACCTGATTGCTGGCAAGCTTAACAACGGTGTAATCAAAGCCGTACATATTCCTTATAGAACGTGGATAGCTGGAAGAATCTTCAGTATTCACCATGAAAGAAAAACGGTCCTGAGAAGACAGAAGGCTCTTAAAAAAATCCTTTACAGGAAGCCTGTAATCAGGTTTCGCAGGCATCTGATCTGCCCAGTAATAATACCGTTTCATGCTGTCCTGAACCCAGAGATTCACAGATTCTGTACTCCCTTCCGGAAAAACAGGTGCGCTTTCGTCATTATTATTCGTACACGAAATGAGAAAGACTACGATGGCAATGCATTGAAGTTTTAAAAAGTTTTTCATACTCAATTACAGATATTCTGCGACATCAATATCTCCTTTTACTACCCATTCTCCATTTTCTATTTTTTCCTGAAGAACAATCATGTTTGCTC of the Chryseobacterium viscerum genome contains:
- a CDS encoding S41 family peptidase; this encodes MKNFLKLQCIAIVVFLISCTNNNDESAPVFPEGSTESVNLWVQDSMKRYYYWADQMPAKPDYRLPVKDFFKSLLSSQDRFSFMVNTEDSSSYPRSIRNMYGFDYTVVKLASNQVVTIIKLVLQNSPAFNAGLERGMIITKINGKVITAANAESMASSIKDQTVVDLTVGKWQNGTVADEKNITVYYGFSFEQPILSKVFEKNGKKAGYLYIYDFPDGMTQTLNQKFTEFKAAGVQELILDLRYNYGGSVSSAAALCSLIPSGLSSGSPFIIFKGNKNGGEVKRTFAQQIAYDPKALDFATLRANALGLQKVFILTSNSTASAAEIVINNLKPYMQVIQIGDTTLGKDMAGFVVEDKRKPRKISWQIHPVIYKVFNANGAGEYSNGISPQVIVNEYAGLPLLPLGDPNETLISSALNGGYFKSAGQEKNGEAKILFQSDVPPMVTGK